A region of the Apium graveolens cultivar Ventura chromosome 6, ASM990537v1, whole genome shotgun sequence genome:
GTTGTGTTGGTCCCCTGATGTAGAAATAATTCTAACCACATTAAGCAAGCAGAATTAGAATGTGTGTGGAATCTCTAGTGTGGACTGTTTACTGATATGACATGCGCCTTATATTTGAGGATACTCTTCGTAATCACGTTTGGGATCTTGATTAATATTTGGGTTGATAGTCATCATGTTTATAGTTCATAATCAGCTACATCAATGGCTTAGATTTGCAGTTGGAATATGAAAAATAGGTAATTGAGCTAGCATGTCAAATCAAACATCATAAATAGTTCAACCATTGTTCCTGTTCATGCCAAATTATCTTGGACAATGTACAAGCTAAGAGCTGTGAACTCAGATGCCGTGAGATCACCGGTCAATGAACTTCTAAAAAAAGTTGCTCCGGGGGTATTCACATAAATAGTCTCTCTCTACTTCTTTAAATTAGGGGTAAGTTTGGTGTACATCCCGACCCAACTTCCGGGCAGGGGTTATTACTTGCTAATGTTTAGATGGTTTATGTAGTTAAAATCAGTTAGGAAGTTAAACTAACAATATTTCTTCGCAATGTTTATGTCCACTTCCTCGGACTATAGGTTTAGGTTATCTTCACAAAAGTGAAACAAACAGATCTGCCGTAATTCATCAGAACATATCGGTTAAGAAAGTTCTCCTGGACCAGCAGTTTAAACCTATAATCATGGATGCTGGCCTTCAAAAGCTCTTTgttgatgacattatcttttcGACCCTCAAAGTCAGTGCTTCCTTAGGTTACATGGCTCCAGAGTACATAACCACAGGTGGGTGCACAGAAAAGAGCGATGTGTATGCATTTGGGGTGATCATGCTTCAAATTCTATCTGGCAAAACATATCTCAGTTGTTCAATGCGAATGGCAGCTGAATCATGCAGATACGTGGAGTTCATAGATGCAAATCTCAAGGGCAAGTACTCGAAAACTGAAGCAGCTAATCTAACAAAGATTGCAGCCATATGTACAGATGAAAATCCAGATTGCAGGCCAAGCATGAAGACGGTGATTCAAGATCTAAGCAACCTTGTCTCTTCATCTTCATGATTTACTTTGTATTTGCTAATCTGCTCTTTCCCTCATTGTGGAAGAGTAGTGGTAACGTAGTTTGCCCATTGTATAGCACTAGCAGAGCTACTTTAAAGAAATAACATTTTTGTTACCTGTATAGTAATTGTTAaaacctaatatacaaagtaaaaaTTATCTTTCACTTCATTAACCACTAAAATTAACAATGTAGTCTACAGATTAAACCCTGAATTCCTGAACATTAACAAGGTCTAGCTTGACTAATTGCAGATATAACGCTAAAATGTTCGATTCGACTCTCGTTCGATTCTTATAACGAACCAAATTTCTCGTACAGACCGAAATCATTTACAATTTTGAACTTGAtgcaaatatttatatatattactccatccgtccctttcaattgtttacattttttagagagtctccgacacgtattttaaggtgcatataaagtatagttctgtatcttttttttacaattttgtttttctgaataaaaattaaaacattcaacttttattcagaaaaagaaaattgtaaaaaaaaattacagaactatactttatatgcaccatAAAATGTGTCGGGCACTCTCTCAAAAATGTAAACAAtcgaaagggacggagggagtacatcATTAGCAGAAACGTAATTAATTGTTACATGATTGCCGGTAGAGCGGGCAATCGggtcgtgtcgtgtactttcgtgtcgtgtaatTTTGTGTTTCGTGTACGTAAACATGAAACTCATATCCGACCCGAAATGATTTCGTGTACCCATATGTGAAACCTATATCCGATTCGAATCGTGTACTTTCCGTATACTTTTCgtgtatattaaataaaaaattaaaataatatatatatatacatataatatatttctattttaatatataatttaatgaaatatggagagtgtatatgtaaatatatatatatatatatatttacatagtATTCTATATATGGGTTTTGGTCCACAACCGCGGGTGGTTGTAGTAACCACCTTCCGCATTAAGGCATTGCGGCAGTACTAccagcaatgtttcattgcaccAAACGCAATGAAACAATGTTGCAGGTGCtgccgcattgtttcattgcaaCAATATTGCCGCATTGTTTCATTACAAACCCGCAATGAAACAATGAAGCAGTGATTTAATTTCTTAAataacaaaaaatcatattttaatgaattaatttgTTTCCGATAATAACGGAGTTAAAaagtatataattaattttaacaacCACGTGTTCTATATTTACTAATTTTATTACTACTTCCCATTTATATTATCAACTGTATAATGAGTTaagaatttaaaattaaattagatatataatcggaaaaataattaaaatattagttttaatgAAAAACATAAAAAACCGCAGATGATAACTGAAATGTATGAATGTAGTATTGCTATGATTGTTTATTGATCGAAAGGTGTCGTCTTCGGCGTATTTCGTCTTCCGAAGACGACACCTTTCGATCAATAAACAATCATACTTGTTTGTCTTAAACTTTTTTGAGTGAATTCTAATCAaactattttaatttaaattttaaatatttcaaaattttttacAATTGTACCGTATAATGAAGTTATActgaattaaaaaaaaattctataCAATTTTtccatttaaaaaaaataagaataaaatggTATAAAAAATCCCCCGCAATGTGTCAATGCGGGAGGTGTTCAACACGGGCACGACATATTTAAAATACGTCGGCGGGTGGTTGAGCCACCTGCCGTATTATGTCATTGCTACTACACAATACGACAGGTGGCCGAGTCATTTTTATATGGTTTGTTATCAAGAAATTATTAACATTTTAGGGGCtaagttattttatatttttttataggtAAAGAAAATTCGGTCTGTACAAGAAATTTGGTTCAGGAACTGCTCACCTTTTTTTCATTCCCTACCCAACTCTCGAAAATTTAACTACAGATAAAACTGCATTGCAAGTACACCAAAACCATATTTCTGGTTACTTTATTTTCTTCATCTTCAACTTCCTAAACGAAATTAAAGTCAAAACTAGCCAGAACACCAAGTGTATTAAGGGCATGCCTTACAGCACAAACAAACATCTAAGCCGCAGCCCTATCCTGTTGATTATCTACAGACCATTCTGAAGGCCACCAGTCTGGTCTTATAGGTTCAACTTTCACGCCTTCGTGTCCTTTGATAACCAAGGTATCTGGACTTTTAAAAGCTTCTTCTAGGCGCAAAAGTCCAAGACCACGAGACCCAAGTGCAGTAGTAACAGTCCCAGCCTTCTTACCGGATGCAGCTACCAGAACTTCTGATCTAGGAGCAACTTCCTGTTCCAACTCTGGAAGGACAGAAAACCAATTCAGTTGATGACAACATAATCGTGTTAATAGCAGAGTGTTCTACCTTTTCCACTGTCATCAAGAAACCTTAGAGGAATCAAGCGCTTTCGAACAACCCCACGATGATGGGAGCGGGCAATGAGTTCCTGACCAACGTAGCACCCCTTGTCAAAGCTTATGGCATTCAAACCAGCGAAATTGTACTCAAGTGGGATAGCTTCACCTAAATGTTACTCAAAGACTCAGTCTACCAGTTTCAGTTGAAGGGTAGTTTTTACTTGTTTACAAAAAACTAGGGAAAATGGTTCCCAGTTAGCAGTAGGCATTCGACATGAGTTAAAAATCATCTCAAACACCAATCAACAGTAGGCATTTGGAAAGAGTGAAAAATCAACTCTAACAAAAACCAACATGACATAATGCAGGGAAAATATATAGGCAAAAACtttattaaaattaaatcaaGTCCACTTAATGAAATACTTCTCTTCTCCATAATTTTTCTAAACCTTTGTTTTCACTAAACAGGGAATTTTCAAGTATAGGAAACATCATCACAATAACACCCTTCTCAAGAGGAAAAAGAATGTAACCTAGACCAAACACGCAAAGAGATTAATATCAACCTTTTGGAATCTCAATGGAGCCTTCAGCAACTCCCTTTTCCAATCTCCAGAGTAAATAGTTTTGTTCATCAGTTTCCTTGTCAGCCTCAACTAAAGGTGCTGCAACATTCAGAAGACAGTTTTCTAGTTTATTAAGTACGAAATTAGAATAACGGCATAGCCTAATGTATGTAGCGCTTGCTAACTTCTAAATGAGCCACATTTTACTTAAAAAGATCTCAGAGATACTCAGTGGGGCTAGGTGATAACGGTTCAGATTGAACCAGTACTGAGCATCAAAGCGGATAGCAAAGAAATCAACCTGGCTGGGAACTTCGATTTGATAGTTAGTTCAGTATACATATACATGTTACTGACCAAAATATTTTCTACTACCCTAGAACTCGTTGATCAAGTTTGAAGTCTTGAGGTTATCTTTTTAACAACTGGGTTGACATTTTAATCATCATTGTTTTTCATTGTACTGCATTTCAATATTTTAAAACAATTTAATGTTATAGAAATTAAATTGGTAAATAGAATTAATAGGCTGTTCAGTTATTTTCTTTACCaagtaatttattttttttgtttgtaATTATGTTACTAAATAATAAATGCTAAACCACAATCACCAGCCAATTTAAGAAATGTACCTTTAGGTTTCTGTCTAGTCAGTTCTAATTTTGGTTTGAGATTTATGAAAGCAGGTATAATTTAGTTAGGTTGTCATTGTCCACCCGGACCTTGATCAACCCAAAGAAGTAGCAAGGATAAAGGAAACTAACGTGTAGTATCGGCTGGAAAGATGCCCCTGAATCCGAGGCAGTCCAATCGGGGATCTTTATACCATTGCCACCCAAGTTTACCACCCCGTGCAGTTGAACTACCCAAACGATCAACTGCGCCACCGTAACCTATTCCAGAAGCTTCTGGTTCATCTGTACGTTCATCTTTACTTAGGTTTCCACCAAAACGCTGCCAACATAAAAACTCCTCTCCAGCACTCTCAATCTCAACCTTAGACCTCAACCGATATCTGCAAGCATCAAACACATCCAAATAAATTGCTAGAACAATTTCCAGTGACCAATGTACTACTATATTACACCATATACACTATGCTAAATGTACAGTAAACTAACATTTTACCTAAATCCTAACAGAAGGATACAAGTACCACATTACTTCCCCTCATCCACAACTAACCGTCAATCAGTACTTCACAACACTACAAAGCATGAGTTCAGAATCTAGCATCCCGATTTCCAAATCTTGGCCTAATGAACTAATTACTCAAAAATACTCAACCAACTTTTAAAATATACACATACATGATACATTGGGTAATCTTACACACAACGACTATTCTATCACAATAAAAACCACATACATAAAGCAATCAAAACAAACAccaaaaaaagggaaaaaaataTATCCTTTTAACAAACAATCAATACATGATAAAAAACAATTAAAAAACACAAAACTTACTTCTTTAAAGTACAAAACAGCTCATCCACCACAGACCCATCAACATCAGCAAACAACTCAAGCTCATCCGGGTTCGGGCCTGGCCTCGACCCGGATTGATCAAGCTTTTCAACAGGCCAAGAAGGCCTATATAAAAACATATCATACAAAAACCTTCCCTGAGGTGTCAACATTGCAGCGTACATCGGAGGAATCGAAACAGACGACAAATTAGGCGTTGGTACATTTGATGTTTTCTCTCCGACAGCTTCACCAAATTTTCTTACATCGTTTGTTACTAAGCCCTGTAGGAACTTCACTGTGTCGGATCCTCGGATCCGGATCACGGTTCGGGTCTTAAGTTGAGAGGCCATTGGACCCACATCTTTGAGATGGGGGTTTTGCGAGTAGTGGTTTTTTATTGTTTTGAGGTAGGTTTGTGTGATGGGTTTGGTGTATTGTAGTGTTCTTCTTGTAAATTGAAACatattgtgtgtgtgttttgtTGAAGATTATAAGGTTTTCAGAGAAACTTAAGGGTTAGAGCTTGGAGAGGGGGTTTAGTAATGGCGGCAAGACGAGGTGGGGTGTTGACACGTGTGTTTGAAATTTGAGTTTCGGGACACGTGGCGCGTATTGCGGCGACTTTGTCTGACGAAAATGTTATTTAAAGAGGGGGGGCggaaggtgtttgataaaatgacTGAACTAGATAATATTAGTTCTAGGGAAACTTTGGACTTGAGAGGCCTGATTTGGTTTACTTATGCCCAAACATAGAGAATAAAATTGTCCTTCCAAGCAGGCGGTCAGTGAAgccaaaataataataataataataataataataatgtaataatatacattatattttttaataaaaaattaatctACTCATCCACAATATACAAATATATTGATATTGTCTCGTATTTTTAacattaaataatattataattgatttataatacaaataaatgacaaattttaaatataaaaatatattatattataatataaaaatgattaataaattatagattattttaaattataatcatattataaatgttatctaatttttaataattaacttagtataatatatatatagagaggGCTATTCAAATAAAAACTGacttaaaataaaaattagaaactaAGACCTGGTCCACCTCACTTTAATACCATCTACTCACCTCATTCTCAATTTCACCGTAAACAACCACGACTCTTCCCCCAAAACCCCACATTTCAACTTACCTCATTACTCTGCCCCATCACAGTCATCACCTCTACCACAATCATTAGCCCTCGTTACCACCATCATCCATGTTTGTTTCTCTCCATTTACCCCATATATTTCTTCATTCATATTTTCTAAACTTTTTTTTACGAGTTTTTTCTTTTTCTCACCTCTCTACACATGATAATCACTGTATTAATAATTAAAGTTAGTAATTTATGTTTGATATTATGGCTGTTACAGTTATAATGATGAAAGTGATATTATGTTATAATGATTGTGTTTAACGATCAGTATAAATATCATATTTGCTATATTTCGgcgataaatcactaattatactTAGAAGAATCACTAAAATTTAGCTAATTTAGCTAATATAAAAGGAACAAAGAGAGATATTGAAAATTGTTGGGCCTGATCCAATTATGTGGGTTATGGTTttattaaatccaaataaatgaAAAAAAAACATGAAAAGGTCCGAGAACGGACAAAGAAATCAAAAAAGGGGAGACAAAGTGTTATTGTGAGTATGCCATCCATACTGATATTTTCTTCAATTACTAAATCGTATGATGACAATCACTAATTATACATAGTAATCATTATATGGTACATAGAATTCACTATTTATATGGTCTGGTTTCTAGGGCTTAGGGTCATAAACCCTAGACTAAGTTAGGGTTTAGGCTCTGGGGTAGATGGAATGTTTATCAACTAATTTCTTATTATTAGAAAGAACTAAATATTTTTAAAGCATATTTAAGGAATGGTGAACCCTAGAAATTATTTACGCAAGGGAAGAAGATACACATAAGGAGTCGCGTGAAATTGGAGGGATGAGAGACAATAAGTGGATAAAATTTGTGTGGTGGAGATTCAATTCAAGTTATAAAATTAGTGGTTGTCATTGGTTTCTAGTTTTTAGAATAAGGTTGGTTTTTATTTAACCATctccatatatatatacacacacaatcGGGGTCGGGGATCACGAAGATACTAATTTCTGATTCTGCCCCGATCCCCGAAATTTTTACAAACCTTTTTCATTACTCGCCCCGCCTCCGAAAAATTCTCAGAATTTCTAACCCGAACAGGACGAGTTTTGGATCGAGATCGGGCAAGGTGGATACCTATCACTGTACTTGTTATGGGTAAAAGGCTGGGGTGTATTTAATGTTGTATTTAATGTTAGGGTTCTTGAGCTCAAAACTTTGTTTGACTGCTCTCGTGTTTTGTGACTCAATCAGCATTTATAAGATGTTTACGTAGCTTACTTTATTTAAAGGATCAggtcaaaaaatgtagttcttaTTTGTGGGTTGAACCCCTTTATATAGACATGAGATGCCTTTAATTGGATTAGGGTTAGCAAATTTGGTGGTTAAGTCTTAGATTTAGAATAGACTTGAGTCCTAAAATGTAGGATTTTTTTATAGGACTGTATGGCTTGAGAACCGCTCATTTAAGAGTTTGATTTTGATTTGAACTTGTTTTCTCAATCATAAGTTGAGCTGATACATGATCTacgaatttaataataaattcATGGTCTGCAGACCCTTTAAACCCAATTAATGACGTTAATAACCTTACTTCATCTTCAAACCAAATCAAGTCTATTATTGCGTTTATCAATTACACAATGAGAATTATTTTCATCCCCTTTCAAAACAGAGTTGGGATCCCAACAAATAAATTTGGCCGTCAATGAAAATGGGTATTTTGAATTATTCTCAGCTAAAAATTGGGTATTGTGCGC
Encoded here:
- the LOC141667900 gene encoding putative transferase At4g12130, mitochondrial encodes the protein MFQFTRRTLQYTKPITQTYLKTIKNHYSQNPHLKDVGPMASQLKTRTVIRIRGSDTVKFLQGLVTNDVRKFGEAVGEKTSNVPTPNLSSVSIPPMYAAMLTPQGRFLYDMFLYRPSWPVEKLDQSGSRPGPNPDELELFADVDGSVVDELFCTLKKYRLRSKVEIESAGEEFLCWQRFGGNLSKDERTDEPEASGIGYGGAVDRLGSSTARGGKLGWQWYKDPRLDCLGFRGIFPADTTPPLVEADKETDEQNYLLWRLEKGVAEGSIEIPKGEAIPLEYNFAGLNAISFDKGCYVGQELIARSHHRGVVRKRLIPLRFLDDSGKELEQEVAPRSEVLVAASGKKAGTVTTALGSRGLGLLRLEEAFKSPDTLVIKGHEGVKVEPIRPDWWPSEWSVDNQQDRAAA